The Opitutales bacterium ASA1 genome window below encodes:
- a CDS encoding ABC transporter ATP-binding protein: MSFASLAGLPTHRDRLAAGEKPRGTLQWSTVRRVLGFTRPYAAKRNAVFAFTILRAIQKPALAWCIGAVINGPITGGNWHGAIVGACAYLALAVFTELTFHFRQRLALEMGEAVVHDLRAGLFAHLQRMPLAFYHKTKLGRILSRFITDIEAVRRGVQQVFFFSLLLFGQMLGAAVLMAWNNLVLFLVLLVLAPFFWAAQRYFHPRIGRSSRAVAESQSRLTGFLAESVRGMRVIHGFSRQERNDADYARLVERHADNNVELAGHSALYVPLLDLNNQLFLAILLVVGGFGATQGWEGMEVGDVIAFFFLANLFFQPLQHVAQLNTQAIVSMAGAERVFQMLDTQPEWEDEPDAIDLPRGAGAGAAIEFRHVGFAYEPGRPVLHDVSFSAQPGQMVALVGHTGSGKSTIASLAAKFHLPAEGEILIDGVDLRRVRSESVRRCMGIVLQSNFLFGGSVMDNIRLGRPDAGDDDVRAAAAAIDCLDLLEALPQGLLTEVGERGSALSLGQRQLVCFARAMLSDPRILVLDEATSAIDTITESRLQQALGKLVAGRTSLVVAHRLSTIRTADLILVLEHGRIVERGSHRELLLAGGRYHDLYRQFLGASSTDGAARN, translated from the coding sequence GTGAGCTTTGCATCGTTGGCCGGACTTCCGACACACCGAGATCGACTCGCGGCCGGCGAGAAACCCAGGGGCACGCTGCAATGGAGCACCGTGCGTCGCGTGCTCGGCTTCACGCGACCGTACGCGGCGAAGCGCAACGCGGTGTTCGCTTTCACCATCCTGCGCGCGATCCAGAAGCCCGCGCTGGCGTGGTGCATCGGGGCGGTGATCAACGGACCGATCACCGGCGGCAACTGGCACGGCGCGATCGTCGGCGCGTGCGCGTATCTCGCGCTGGCGGTCTTCACGGAGTTGACCTTCCACTTCCGGCAACGACTGGCGTTGGAGATGGGCGAAGCGGTCGTGCACGACCTGCGCGCAGGGCTCTTCGCGCACCTGCAACGCATGCCGCTGGCGTTCTACCACAAGACCAAGTTGGGGCGCATCCTGAGTCGGTTCATCACCGACATCGAGGCGGTACGGCGCGGCGTGCAACAGGTGTTCTTCTTCAGTCTTCTGCTCTTCGGTCAGATGTTGGGCGCGGCGGTGTTGATGGCGTGGAACAACCTCGTGTTGTTTCTCGTGCTGCTCGTGCTCGCGCCGTTCTTCTGGGCGGCGCAGCGGTACTTTCATCCGCGCATCGGGCGCTCCTCGCGCGCGGTGGCGGAAAGCCAGAGCCGGCTGACGGGCTTCCTCGCAGAGAGCGTGCGCGGCATGCGGGTGATCCACGGTTTCTCGCGGCAGGAGCGCAACGACGCCGACTACGCGCGGCTGGTCGAACGCCATGCGGACAACAACGTCGAACTCGCGGGTCACTCCGCGCTCTACGTCCCTTTGCTCGATCTGAACAACCAGCTCTTCCTCGCGATCCTGCTCGTGGTGGGCGGCTTCGGGGCGACACAGGGCTGGGAGGGCATGGAGGTGGGCGACGTCATCGCGTTCTTCTTCCTCGCCAACCTCTTCTTCCAGCCGCTGCAGCACGTGGCGCAACTGAACACGCAGGCGATCGTCAGCATGGCCGGCGCGGAGCGGGTGTTCCAAATGTTGGATACGCAGCCGGAGTGGGAGGACGAACCGGACGCGATCGACCTGCCGCGCGGCGCAGGTGCGGGTGCCGCGATCGAGTTTCGGCACGTGGGGTTCGCCTACGAACCGGGTCGGCCGGTGCTGCACGATGTTTCCTTCTCGGCGCAGCCGGGGCAGATGGTCGCGTTGGTGGGGCACACGGGCAGCGGCAAGTCGACCATCGCGAGTCTCGCGGCCAAGTTTCATCTCCCCGCCGAGGGCGAGATCCTGATCGACGGTGTGGACCTGCGGCGTGTGCGCAGCGAGTCGGTGAGGAGGTGCATGGGCATCGTGCTGCAGAGCAACTTTCTCTTCGGCGGTAGCGTGATGGACAACATCCGGCTCGGGCGGCCCGATGCCGGCGACGACGACGTGCGCGCGGCGGCTGCGGCGATCGATTGTCTGGATCTGTTGGAGGCGTTGCCGCAGGGGCTGCTGACCGAAGTCGGCGAACGCGGGAGCGCGCTGTCGCTGGGACAGCGGCAGCTCGTGTGCTTCGCGCGGGCGATGCTCTCCGATCCGCGGATCCTCGTGCTCGACGAGGCGACGAGCGCGATCGACACCATCACCGAGAGTCGGTTGCAACAGGCGCTGGGCAAACTCGTCGCGGGGCGCACGTCCTTGGTCGTGGCGCATCGACTGAGCACCATTCGGACGGCGGATCTGATCCTCGTGCTCGAACACGGAAGAATCGTGGAGCGAGGCTCGCATCGGGAGCTGCTGCTCGCGGGCGGTCGATATCACGATCTGTATCGTCAGTTCCTGGGAGCTTCCTCCACCGACGGTGCGGCGCGGAATTGA